Proteins encoded together in one Miscanthus floridulus cultivar M001 chromosome 16, ASM1932011v1, whole genome shotgun sequence window:
- the LOC136514075 gene encoding uncharacterized protein, which translates to MAEARAPGSVEAEAMETEQVLAPPLVQTISSDDSSRGKEAADVEAVSTAEQPVPDPAEGSSALVRLRPEPRGWNFPRVFWRNRADPEGEPVFALEDTAEGGHWGTLEQYRQLAVRSLQTAMTIIGQDLPGVTRELEARSLGKSVFLRNERDIWDQLRRQKGLLADAQGLLSARSAEVEDLRLRCADIQAELATAKEQSAPLVAKIKELEEERDSFRLRAQEATASAKETAGQLGAEQSEHQATKVALAEATQAAEASRVEVSAWKSKAEGKFR; encoded by the exons atggcggaggccagagcccccgggtccgtcgaggccgaggcgatggagacggagcaagttttggcgccgcccctggttcagacaatctcgtctgatgattcctcccgagggaaggaggcggcggacgtcgaggcggtcagtaccgcggagcaaccagtcccagatcccgccgaggggagttcggctcttgtccggctacggcccgagcctcgcgggtggaacttcccgcgtgttttctggcggaaccgggctgaccccgagggggagcccgtgttcgcccttgaagataccgcagagggggggcattggggtaccctcgagcagtaccgccaactggcagtgcggtcgctgcagacagcgatgactattatcggtcaggacttgcccggtgtcacgcgg gagctcgaggcccgatcccttgggaagtcggtgttcctgcgaaatgagagggatatctgggaccagctccggcgccaaaagggcctgcttgccgatgcccaggggctattgtcggcacggagtgcggaagtggaggacctccgccttcgttgtgctgatattcaggcggagttggccacggctaaggagcagtccgcccctctggtggccaagatcaaggaactggaggaggagcgagactccttcaggcttcgggcccaagaggcgacggcctctgctaaggaaacagccgggcagctgggtgcggagcagagcgagcatcaggcgacgaaagtcgccttggcagaggctacccaggcggccgaggcctctcgggtcgaggtctcagcctggaagagcaaggccgagggtaagttccgctga